A window of Holophagales bacterium contains these coding sequences:
- a CDS encoding dihydrofolate reductase encodes MRTSVFVGTSLDGFIARPDGTLDFLSAGEAEPEPYGFEEFLSTVDALVMGRNTYDVVLPFPTWPYGAKPVFVLSSRPLPPPPDGAIVEGISGTPPEVLSALSSRGFRHVYVDGGATIQAFLRAGLVQRLVVSRVPVLIGAGIPLFGALDRDIQLRHVATRQFSSGLVQSEYEVAPLAPVAADGVWTRVAG; translated from the coding sequence ATGCGAACGTCGGTTTTCGTCGGAACGAGCCTCGACGGCTTCATCGCTCGGCCGGACGGGACCCTCGACTTCCTTTCGGCGGGCGAAGCGGAGCCCGAGCCGTACGGTTTCGAGGAGTTCCTCTCGACGGTCGACGCGCTCGTGATGGGGCGCAACACCTACGACGTCGTTCTGCCGTTCCCGACGTGGCCGTATGGCGCCAAGCCCGTCTTCGTGCTCAGCAGCCGCCCGCTGCCCCCGCCTCCGGACGGCGCGATCGTCGAGGGCATCTCCGGAACGCCGCCCGAGGTGCTTTCAGCGCTCTCTTCCCGCGGGTTCCGGCACGTCTACGTGGACGGCGGCGCCACGATCCAGGCCTTCCTGCGGGCGGGCCTCGTGCAGCGCCTCGTCGTCTCCCGCGTCCCGGTCCTCATCGGCGCGGGAATCCCCCTTTTCGGTGCGCTGGACCGGGACATCCAGCTCCGGCACGTCGCGACGCGCCAGTTCTCGAGCGGTCTCGTCCAGAGCGAGTACGAGGTCGCGCCCCTGGCGCCCGTGGCGGCGGACGGCGTGTGGACCCGCGTCGCGGGCTGA
- a CDS encoding VOC family protein — MVSKNTICLWYDGTALDAARFYAQTFPDSAVGTVLRAPGDYPSGQQGDVLTVEFTVIGIPCLGLNGGPAFKHNEAFSFQVATDDQAETDRLWDAVVGNGGQESECGWCRDKWGLSWQITPRALVAAISDPDPAAARRAFEAMRRMRKIDIAAIEAARRG, encoded by the coding sequence ATGGTCTCTAAGAACACCATCTGCCTCTGGTACGACGGTACCGCCCTGGACGCCGCGCGGTTCTATGCCCAGACGTTTCCCGACAGCGCGGTCGGAACGGTCCTTCGCGCGCCGGGAGACTATCCCTCGGGCCAGCAGGGCGATGTGTTGACGGTCGAGTTCACCGTGATCGGCATCCCGTGTCTCGGCCTGAATGGTGGCCCGGCGTTCAAGCACAACGAGGCATTCTCGTTCCAGGTTGCGACGGACGACCAGGCCGAAACCGACCGCTTGTGGGATGCGGTCGTGGGCAACGGCGGCCAGGAGAGTGAATGCGGCTGGTGCAGGGACAAGTGGGGCCTTTCGTGGCAGATCACGCCGCGCGCGCTCGTGGCCGCAATCTCCGATCCCGATCCCGCTGCTGCCAGGCGCGCTTTCGAAGCCATGAGGCGGATGAGAAAGATCGACATCGCGGCGATCGAAGCGGCCCGGCGCGGCTGA
- a CDS encoding NAD(P)H-dependent oxidoreductase, protein MTLMKVLAVSGSLREASSNTSLLRALAALAPADTAVRFPRPLDSLPFFNSDVEEAGLPPSVRAWRQDIGLADAIVISSPEYAHGVSGVLKNALDWLVGGVEINGKPVSVLNARPQASVAHGALVETLRVMGARVVDQTAVPLTGRKLDHSGIAADPELAALLQAVLSTLRQSTPDTAGGSAGPA, encoded by the coding sequence ATGACGCTCATGAAGGTCCTCGCAGTTTCTGGAAGCCTGCGCGAGGCCTCGTCAAACACCTCCCTGCTACGCGCACTCGCGGCACTTGCTCCGGCTGACACCGCTGTCCGCTTTCCGCGCCCGCTCGATTCACTGCCGTTCTTCAACTCTGACGTCGAGGAGGCAGGTCTTCCTCCGTCCGTTCGGGCGTGGCGTCAGGACATCGGTCTCGCTGACGCCATCGTCATCTCGAGTCCGGAGTACGCACACGGCGTGTCCGGCGTCCTAAAGAACGCACTCGACTGGCTCGTCGGCGGCGTCGAGATCAACGGCAAACCAGTCTCCGTGCTCAACGCGCGCCCGCAGGCGTCCGTCGCGCACGGCGCCCTCGTCGAGACTCTTCGGGTCATGGGCGCGCGTGTCGTGGACCAGACAGCTGTTCCGCTTACGGGTCGCAAGCTCGATCACAGCGGCATCGCCGCCGATCCGGAACTGGCCGCGTTGCTCCAGGCCGTGCTCTCCACGCTTCGCCAGTCCACCCCGGATACCGCTGGCGGCTCGGCCGGCCCGGCCTAG
- a CDS encoding YdeI/OmpD-associated family protein — protein MSKPIAPGAPVFFPTPGAFRRWLARHASSASELFVGFYKVASGRPSLTWSESVDEALCFGWIDGVRKRIDDESYQIRFTPRRPGSHWSTINVAKAEVLISQGRMLSPGLLAYSHRADQRSSVHSYEREASPSFTAQELAFFKGSPAAWQFFDGTPPSYRRAVVYWVASSKHSATRARRLSRLIESCAAGKRLQS, from the coding sequence ATGTCAAAGCCGATCGCACCGGGCGCGCCTGTCTTCTTCCCAACGCCTGGCGCATTCCGCAGGTGGCTGGCTCGTCACGCATCCTCTGCATCCGAGCTCTTCGTCGGCTTCTACAAAGTCGCCTCTGGCAGGCCCAGCCTCACCTGGTCCGAGTCCGTCGATGAAGCACTCTGCTTCGGCTGGATCGATGGAGTTCGGAAGCGCATCGACGACGAGTCCTACCAGATTCGGTTCACACCGCGCAGACCGGGCTCTCACTGGAGCACCATCAACGTCGCGAAGGCGGAGGTCCTCATCTCCCAGGGGCGCATGCTGTCGCCCGGCCTGCTCGCGTACTCTCATCGGGCAGATCAGAGATCCAGCGTCCATTCCTACGAGAGAGAGGCCTCTCCATCCTTCACTGCGCAGGAACTGGCGTTCTTCAAGGGCTCTCCTGCCGCGTGGCAGTTCTTCGACGGCACACCGCCGAGCTATCGGCGAGCCGTCGTCTACTGGGTCGCGAGCTCTAAGCATTCCGCCACTCGGGCCCGGCGTCTATCGCGCCTCATCGAATCATGCGCCGCTGGAAAGCGCTTGCAGTCATAG
- a CDS encoding type II toxin-antitoxin system RelE/ParE family toxin yields MESYSVSIKPSAAKELEALPTLKDRQRATALIRGLSENPRPQGSLKLAGASDAYRIRFGSNRILYTVSDRVRIVAVIKVAHRREAYR; encoded by the coding sequence GTGGAAAGCTATAGCGTCTCCATCAAGCCCTCAGCGGCCAAGGAACTCGAGGCGCTTCCTACACTCAAGGATCGGCAGCGGGCCACCGCACTCATTCGGGGCCTCTCCGAGAACCCCCGGCCGCAGGGCAGCCTCAAGCTCGCAGGCGCCTCCGATGCCTACCGCATCCGCTTCGGCTCGAACCGCATCCTCTACACCGTCAGCGATCGGGTCCGCATCGTCGCCGTCATCAAGGTCGCCCACCGCCGGGAGGCCTACCGGTAG
- a CDS encoding CopG family transcriptional regulator, with amino-acid sequence MQGLRRSTVYFDPGVHRALRAKAAATDRSISDLVGEAVRLTLAEDADDLSTLRQRANEPDLDFEKVVESLKRRGKL; translated from the coding sequence ATGCAGGGCCTTCGTCGTTCCACCGTCTACTTTGACCCTGGCGTCCACCGTGCCCTCAGGGCCAAGGCCGCGGCAACCGACCGCTCCATCTCTGACCTTGTCGGTGAGGCGGTCCGGCTCACGCTTGCCGAGGACGCCGACGACCTGTCCACCCTCCGTCAGCGCGCTAACGAGCCCGACCTCGACTTCGAGAAGGTCGTCGAGAGCCTCAAGCGCCGTGGAAAGCTATAG
- a CDS encoding CPBP family intramembrane metalloprotease yields MRVAGRMLGSLLLGGVAILGSILIFRQGLLPLIEAVFHPGPALLSVFRRAGILLTAVAGYWAFVHWHEKREATELHLRPIHLILGGASGAAMVALPMAVLFALGVYRQVLFRGASPALLGVAALIGIAAILEELVYRCLLFRVLERAWGTKVALVVQAVVFAVQHLENVEQGGISDVVTMLVSVTLAGLLWAGVFVLARNLWVVAANHAAWNFTILLSGLPLSGIEDWRKLAPLESRFAGPDWLTGGMFGPESSLLVIASTTVAVVLLLRAARRHGAFLVPAA; encoded by the coding sequence ATGCGCGTCGCCGGCCGGATGCTCGGCTCACTGCTGCTGGGTGGGGTGGCGATTCTTGGCTCGATTCTGATCTTTCGACAGGGCCTGCTGCCGCTGATCGAAGCGGTGTTCCACCCCGGGCCCGCATTGCTCAGTGTCTTCAGGCGCGCGGGCATCCTTCTGACGGCAGTGGCGGGCTACTGGGCTTTCGTGCACTGGCATGAAAAGCGCGAAGCGACCGAGCTGCATCTTCGGCCGATTCACCTGATACTTGGCGGCGCGAGCGGCGCTGCCATGGTGGCGCTGCCGATGGCGGTGCTATTCGCTCTGGGCGTCTACCGCCAGGTGCTGTTCCGCGGCGCCTCGCCGGCGCTGCTCGGCGTCGCAGCGCTTATCGGCATCGCGGCTATCCTGGAAGAACTGGTTTACCGCTGTCTGCTGTTCCGGGTCCTGGAACGGGCCTGGGGAACGAAGGTTGCGTTGGTAGTACAAGCGGTGGTGTTCGCCGTGCAGCACCTGGAAAACGTCGAACAAGGTGGGATCAGCGACGTGGTGACAATGCTGGTATCAGTGACTTTGGCGGGCCTGCTCTGGGCCGGGGTGTTCGTCCTGGCGCGCAACCTGTGGGTGGTGGCCGCCAATCACGCGGCATGGAACTTCACCATTCTGCTGAGTGGCCTGCCGCTTTCCGGCATTGAAGACTGGCGCAAGTTGGCGCCACTCGAAAGCCGCTTTGCCGGGCCCGACTGGCTGACCGGCGGGATGTTCGGTCCAGAGAGTTCGTTGCTGGTGATCGCGTCGACCACGGTCGCGGTGGTGCTGCTGCTGCGCGCGGCACGGCGACATGGTGCCTTCCTCGTGCCGGCGGCCTAG
- a CDS encoding BrnA antitoxin family protein, with translation MKREYDFSRAKRGAVDPLPSGKTRITIRLDDAILEWFKAQVHAAGGGNYQTLINAALAEHIRRRKEPLEEILRRVIREELPRTSPKTRHVASHAGGV, from the coding sequence ATGAAGCGTGAATATGATTTCAGCAGGGCCAAGCGAGGCGCCGTCGATCCCCTTCCCTCCGGCAAGACCCGCATCACTATCCGCCTCGATGACGCCATTCTCGAGTGGTTCAAAGCGCAGGTTCATGCCGCTGGCGGTGGCAACTACCAGACCCTTATCAACGCCGCGCTTGCCGAGCACATCCGGCGTCGCAAGGAGCCCCTTGAGGAGATCCTGCGTCGTGTCATTCGCGAAGAGCTACCGAGAACCAGCCCGAAGACTCGCCACGTCGCCTCTCACGCTGGCGGGGTCTAA
- a CDS encoding BrnT family toxin translates to MEYEWDPAKAAANLRKHGVDFADAASVLSDPLAATRDDDHPFESRRLTLGADALGRLLVVCYVRRGTKVRIISARKATPHERRQYEDQP, encoded by the coding sequence GTGGAGTACGAATGGGACCCCGCGAAGGCCGCGGCCAACCTCAGGAAACACGGCGTCGATTTCGCCGACGCAGCATCCGTTCTCTCCGACCCTCTCGCAGCAACTCGCGATGACGATCATCCGTTCGAGTCTCGTCGTCTCACCCTGGGCGCAGATGCACTCGGTCGGCTTCTCGTCGTCTGTTACGTCCGCCGCGGCACAAAGGTCCGCATCATCTCGGCTCGCAAGGCCACGCCTCACGAGAGGCGCCAGTACGAGGATCAGCCATGA
- a CDS encoding NAD(P)-dependent oxidoreductase produces MDSNASLRTGFVGLGTMGLGMARNLSSKGFSLALTNRTMEKAVRLASDLAAGAAPVVALPSPAAVAGVSDVVVSCVSDGPDVEEIHLGRDGTIEGARPGTVVVDCSTIDPVVARAVAARLAEKGVAFLDAPVSGGQKGANEGTLSFFVGGDAAALEKARPVLEAMGKRITHLGPSGAGQLGKATNQVIVAGTLAAVSEGMAFARAAGLPLPAIHAALTGGAANSWALEVLGRKMLDRDFAPAFAIKHQQKDLAIVLKTARANGVPLPAAALVHQLLSALEAKGRGEEGTQALLTLYEELSR; encoded by the coding sequence ATGGATTCGAACGCTTCCCTCCGCACCGGCTTCGTCGGCCTCGGCACGATGGGCCTCGGCATGGCCCGCAACCTCTCGTCGAAGGGCTTCTCCCTCGCGCTCACGAACCGGACGATGGAGAAGGCGGTACGCCTCGCGAGCGACCTGGCGGCCGGCGCGGCGCCGGTCGTCGCGCTCCCGAGCCCCGCGGCGGTCGCCGGGGTCTCCGACGTCGTCGTCTCGTGCGTCTCCGACGGTCCCGACGTCGAGGAGATCCACCTCGGACGGGACGGCACGATCGAGGGGGCCCGTCCCGGCACCGTCGTCGTCGACTGCTCGACGATCGACCCCGTCGTCGCCCGTGCCGTCGCCGCGCGGCTCGCCGAGAAGGGCGTCGCGTTCCTCGACGCCCCGGTCTCGGGCGGGCAGAAGGGGGCGAACGAGGGAACGCTGTCGTTCTTCGTCGGTGGCGACGCCGCGGCGCTCGAGAAGGCGCGCCCGGTCCTGGAGGCGATGGGAAAGCGGATCACCCACCTCGGCCCCTCGGGAGCGGGCCAGCTCGGGAAGGCGACGAACCAGGTGATCGTGGCCGGGACGCTCGCGGCCGTCTCCGAGGGAATGGCCTTCGCGAGGGCCGCGGGCCTGCCGCTTCCGGCGATCCACGCTGCGCTCACGGGCGGCGCGGCGAACTCGTGGGCGCTCGAGGTCCTCGGCCGGAAGATGCTCGACCGCGACTTCGCGCCCGCGTTCGCGATCAAGCACCAGCAGAAGGACCTCGCGATCGTCCTGAAGACGGCCCGCGCGAACGGCGTCCCGCTCCCGGCCGCAGCGCTCGTCCACCAGCTCCTCTCCGCCCTGGAGGCGAAGGGGCGCGGGGAGGAAGGGACCCAGGCTCTCCTGACGCTCTACGAAGAGCTCTCCCGCTGA
- a CDS encoding gamma-glutamyltransferase, protein MTRTATSQPATPLPVPVPSPSLADSLRPPPPVTSALGMVVTSAPEATWAGVRMLEKGGNAVDAAVAAAFALTASDPGGSGLGGQTWMVIRLASGEERAVYCPARAPLLIDRAKMKAARQGTDLWGPMAAAVPTTVATLAHALRRYGTMGAAEVLGPAIEAAESGYRIQGFERSFLGDYTRRLFDSEVLYPVYLTGPTGESGIPDPAPTGTCVKIPGLADTLRRLAGAGLQDFYTGAIAARLVQDVTAAGGFLRRPDLVRIPQSVLDTDPVRGTYRGRTALSIPSPAGGGVLVIALQILDELPAETLARPGLERGHAIVEAVRLARAEVAARSHEQDVTEGPLLSERFTREWAKRQAKRIRPGRALSLDELAEEPGPKSGDRGTTHVSVVDARGNAVSLTQSLGRYYGAAWAPPSLGFPLNAFVEALDSDDPNSRGYPGPGAAAFAPVAPFLLVGDGRTVLVAGTGGSSRIPSTLLHLVAGLVDGRQTPGDAYAAPRVLWEDDHAGPRVMIEVAAPLPADAAATLKGMGYQKVFALTAPGRDSTVFGGINAVWWDEGSSTWKGLVDGRRAAVAAAPSRIAPAAR, encoded by the coding sequence GTGACCCGAACGGCCACGAGCCAGCCCGCCACACCCCTCCCCGTCCCCGTCCCGTCGCCATCCCTCGCCGACTCCCTCCGGCCGCCACCCCCCGTCACGTCCGCGCTCGGGATGGTCGTGACCTCCGCGCCCGAGGCCACCTGGGCGGGGGTGCGCATGCTGGAGAAGGGCGGGAACGCCGTCGACGCCGCCGTCGCCGCGGCTTTCGCGCTCACGGCCTCGGACCCGGGCGGCTCCGGCCTCGGGGGCCAGACGTGGATGGTCATCCGCCTCGCGAGTGGCGAGGAACGGGCCGTCTACTGCCCGGCGCGCGCACCACTCCTGATCGACCGCGCGAAGATGAAGGCCGCGCGGCAGGGAACCGACCTCTGGGGACCGATGGCCGCCGCCGTCCCGACGACCGTCGCCACCCTCGCGCACGCCCTGCGCCGATACGGAACGATGGGCGCCGCCGAAGTCCTCGGGCCGGCGATCGAAGCGGCGGAGTCGGGCTACCGGATACAGGGGTTCGAACGCTCCTTCCTCGGCGACTACACGCGGCGCCTCTTCGATTCAGAGGTCCTCTATCCCGTCTACCTGACCGGCCCGACGGGAGAGTCGGGTATTCCCGACCCGGCCCCGACCGGAACGTGCGTGAAGATCCCGGGCCTCGCCGACACGCTTCGGAGGCTCGCCGGGGCCGGCCTGCAGGACTTCTACACGGGGGCGATCGCCGCCCGGCTCGTCCAGGACGTCACTGCCGCGGGCGGCTTCCTGCGGAGGCCGGACCTCGTGCGCATTCCCCAGAGCGTCCTCGACACGGACCCCGTCCGCGGGACCTACCGCGGACGGACCGCCCTGTCGATCCCGTCCCCGGCCGGAGGGGGCGTCCTCGTCATCGCCCTCCAGATCCTCGACGAGCTGCCGGCGGAGACTCTCGCGCGACCCGGGCTCGAGCGTGGCCACGCCATCGTGGAGGCGGTGCGCCTCGCGCGCGCCGAGGTGGCGGCCCGAAGCCACGAGCAGGACGTCACGGAAGGGCCGCTCCTCTCGGAGCGGTTCACCAGGGAATGGGCGAAGCGGCAGGCGAAGCGGATCCGTCCAGGGCGTGCACTTTCCCTGGACGAGCTGGCGGAGGAGCCGGGGCCGAAGTCGGGCGATCGCGGGACGACGCACGTCTCGGTCGTCGACGCGCGGGGCAATGCCGTCTCGCTGACCCAGAGCCTCGGCCGCTACTACGGCGCCGCGTGGGCTCCGCCGAGCCTCGGCTTTCCCCTGAACGCGTTCGTCGAGGCGCTCGACTCCGACGACCCGAACTCCCGGGGCTATCCGGGGCCGGGCGCGGCCGCGTTCGCGCCGGTCGCGCCGTTCCTCCTCGTCGGCGACGGCCGGACGGTCCTCGTGGCGGGAACCGGCGGCAGCAGCCGGATCCCGTCCACGCTCCTTCACCTGGTCGCGGGGCTCGTCGACGGTCGCCAGACGCCGGGGGATGCGTACGCGGCGCCCCGGGTGCTCTGGGAGGACGACCACGCCGGACCGAGGGTCATGATCGAGGTCGCGGCCCCTCTTCCGGCAGACGCCGCCGCGACGCTGAAGGGAATGGGCTACCAGAAGGTCTTCGCGCTGACCGCACCCGGCCGGGACTCGACCGTCTTCGGCGGCATCAACGCGGTGTGGTGGGACGAGGGGTCCTCGACGTGGAAGGGCCTCGTCGACGGACGCCGCGCCGCCGTCGCCGCCGCGCCGTCGCGCATCGCCCCGGCCGCCCGCTGA